agatatatataatatatcgagaggactctgtgtgcaggaatgctcacagctgcttacaaatagaactactgagaatacaggatatgctaataattctgcttacaaagatttctctgtttttgtgtttctcagctatctcagtcatttttctatttgctacacttttggtttatataacaccaagattacaaagtcaaaaagactgaacaaatataaaaactatcagttttaagctttgctgcttttcgtcctctattacccagttaatgggcttccacaatgtgtttgtatacatctcgacggctgtgtgtcagctttcactgttcaactgctgtttgaattcttcatatgatcatccgtcgactttcagaacatccgttgatggtttaattgatcatccgtcgatggctttgttaatcatccgtcgacagctattttggcacttgactctatttcacttatgcagaattacaagacatcatttatgtacaattaatcaacctattctgcatatctagttaaagtcaacatgacttatatgctactacaaattctatacaaaggtgcatacataattgtgctacagacttattattacataagctactcgctcgatggataataagttaatcatccgtcgggactataatgagttatccgtcgggactgaattcttatccgtcgagtgctacataatttcactaagtaaaatctacttagatgttttgtttatgtaatcatcaagtacacaatatatgcaCAACATGTCGTCTATATATATATCCATCGAACGTCCTATCTTTTCCTTGAACATTTTGTTGACTAACGTTTGAAAAATTATCCCCGCATTTCGTAGACCAAACGACATTGCCAAATAATAGTATATCTTCATGTTAGTTACAAATGTTGTGTTTCCCGCATCAGATGGTTCCATTTAAATTTTGATTAAATTAGATTTTAAATACGATTTCATGTAAGATTCTGCGATGTTAATAtgttttttatttaataaataaaaattttaaaaaaattagaaaaatagatTGAGACGATATGAGAAGTATCGTCTCACCATGTTGTCTTATGTTTTATAgcgattatatatatatatatatatatatatatataaacagaGAGCTCCCATGTGTTTTCCTTTATATGTACAATAAACATATTCATTGATTGTGTTTGTGTTACAATTGTCCACGAGGTCCTTCGTATTAATTTTTCACAATAAAATCGTTTCTTTGGTAGTTGTGATATTATTCACGACATAAAAATTAATTATCTACTTAATGaattaaatattcaattaaattataatttcagaataaaatttatttatatgATTTTCTAAACTTAGGGTGTATTGAACtgagattttaaaagatttttttcATTAATGAAATCTAGGTGTTTTCAACTGGGATTTTAAAAAATGTATCAGAATTTTATGGTATTTAATTAGGATTTTAAATTTTGCTACAAAATCCGCTGGTACTAAATCAGAATTTTAAATTATGCTtaaaaatctgatggtattcaactgagattatttaaaatccattaaaatctgatggtattAACATACTGACGGATTTTTTTGGACTGATGGATTTTGTTGGATTGTTCaatgtattttataatttttgaaatccCACCATAATTTATTAGATTTTGAAAAATTGTGTTTAAATCCTAAAATCTCTTCATTAACTCTACGACATTTTATGTAGATTCCCTCTAAAATCAAAATCAGATATAATCCATTAAAATCCATGGATTATATATAATGCATTAAAATCCCACCCACCTTAATATCAAGAAATTAAAAGTGCAGAATAGAAAAGTGATACTATTATCATACACGGTGCCATGCAGAAGCCGTTAGCAAAAACCTATCTTGCCACCCCAGAGAGATAGCTGTGCTCTCATCTCTTTCAAAAACCCTGAATCCACCATTTTCTCCATCACATTGCACTGGACAATACTGGCTCCTCATTTTTAGAAGAAGTTTAGCTTGCATTACACTTCTTGAGCTTAGCTTAACTCCTCTAAATCCGTGTCCTTCCATTCTTTCCttccatgtcttcatcctctCATACTCGATGCAATTACTAGTGTCTTTTTCGTAGTTCATAAAGCGTTTGATCTCCCTTCCAAGATGATTCTTCTCAATCCTCAATCTTCCCTCGCTATCGAGTGGAAGACAATCATCTAGAGAATCAAACATGGCTGCAAAGAAATGTAAAGATTCCATGAATTGTGCTAAGAAGCTTCTAGGGTTTCTACTAGCTTCTTGTTCCACCAAGATTACTATGGCAGGATTCAAGAAGTGTACGGATTTTAAGGTATCTGATATCTTTGAGACGCTAGTGAGTGTGTTTAGATGGAAAACTAAATTAACGGCCACTGTTTCATTGTTCTTTCTCTTTACATTGGAGAAATTACTTGAACCTCTCAATAATCCTTGGAACTCGAAAACTATGTTTCTGATTCCCTTTGCAAAACACACAAGTCTTGTCTCAGTTTCTTGCAGTTCTTCTAATCTTCTTCCAAATGCTGTTATTCGTAGAGATATTCGATTGCTACTCGCGGCCTTATCGGCTAAAGATTGTATAAGGGAGGGCCATTGGAATCCATAGGAAACATCAAAATCAATGACATGCAAAACCCTGTTATTAAAcctttcttctttttcaaatgCCTCGATAATAGCCTGATTAGCTGTGAAATGCGCAAACTGATAATAAGGAGACACCGTGTACAGCTCAGTGAAGGCCGAAAACTCTTCTTCAGCAGTTGGTTCCTTCACTATCATATTATAAAAGGGCGATTTTCGTGTAAGAAGCCTTGCCACCAAGGCATCAGCAAAATAGGTTGCAACCCTTTGGACAGAATCTCCCCTGAAACACACATATCGAAACAACTCGCTCAAACTCTCAATACATGAATCG
The Apium graveolens cultivar Ventura unplaced genomic scaffold, ASM990537v1 ctg4603, whole genome shotgun sequence DNA segment above includes these coding regions:
- the LOC141702088 gene encoding GRAS family protein RAM1-like, translating into MEDTDEQEEFLTLTLAIVADSKFDTKRKRRKREASVEPVSSNEEYRESKIFSLLQLREQMLKLDHKRKGVAEDGKGLHLVHLLLISATFVDENKLDSCIESLSELFRYVCFRGDSVQRVATYFADALVARLLTRKSPFYNMIVKEPTAEEEFSAFTELYTVSPYYQFAHFTANQAIIEAFEKEERFNNRVLHVIDFDVSYGFQWPSLIQSLADKAASSNRISLRITAFGRRLEELQETETRLVCFAKGIRNIVFEFQGLLRGSSNFSNVKRKNNETVAVNLVFHLNTLTSVSKISDTLKSVHFLNPAIVILVEQEASRNPRSFLAQFMESLHFFAAMFDSLDDCLPLDSEGRLRIEKNHLGREIKRFMNYEKDTSNCIEYERMKTWKERMEGHGFRGVKLSSRSVMQAKLLLKMRSQYCPVQCDGENGGFRVFERDESTAISLGWQDRFLLTASAWHRV